The DNA segment TACAAAGTTATCACCAGAGGAGAGTAGCTGTACGTTCACGTACTTATTGATATGCGGTAGGTGAATTTGTATGCTTTCATCTGTGTTTGATTCAATCACGTGGTCAACTAAGGGGCCAATTTCAGTGGTTAGTTTTGGTAGCGCCTCATTTAGCATGTTCCCTTTTAGTTGCGACGAAGAATCAAAAATGGAATAAATATACTCATTGAGCTCAAAAATGTAATAAAAATTGGTTGCATTGACATTCTTAATGATCTTCACCTGCATGTAACCTGTTTTCATATGGTTAAACACAGATAAATGATGCTTTTTTAAACATTCAAGCTGTTGTAATTCATGATTAGAATTTGTATCTGACATTGCAAGGGCGTTTTTAAAAGCAGTGAATGTAATAATTTTAATTTATAAAATTAAAAAATGAGGGTATGGCGTGTGAAATTATAAGATTTTAACGTGTGGGGTGTAAGCACGTTGGTTTGTATGGGTATATTGTGGATGGGGACGAATAGGGGGCAATATAAAAGAGGGGTATTTGTTTGAAGCAAATATGTTTGTAATGATTGATCTTTTATAATATGGTTTATTTTTTAGCTGAAGGCATCTTTGAACAGGTTCTTATGTAAATTTCCATAAGAGCCTGTTCCTTATCTAATATATAAAATAGCCGGGAAGGATGCATACAAGTATAGGTAATTAGTCTTTGCAAGAAAACTCCAAATACTGCGTTATTCTCATTTTTGAAACAGTCATTTACAATCAGTAAACTCCTTGGTTTCAAAAATATCGAAAGCCTTGTCTTTGAAGCTTTCATATGATTATAATTTGTCTTTCAATGGTCATATGGAACTCCCGATGAATTTTAATCATTCTTCTGTGTGTATTTTAGAATGCTAAAATTCATGTTCGTTTCTTATCAAAGACTGAAAAAACGGTCGTTTTCTTGCAGCCACTAATTAGGCGCATGCTATGGTCTGATATTCCCTTAGCATTACCTTTGTCTTGTATTGCTTTTGTATTACTATAATCTTTCGCGTTTACTAAAGAAAAAATCACATTCTCGGTCTGCACTTTCGTCACTATCTGAACCGTGAATTGCATTTTGCGTTTTGCTTGTTGCAAACATCTTACGTATGGTACCTTCTTTTGCGTTATTGGGATCGGTTGCTCCAATCAAAAAACGAAAATCAGCAACCGCATTTTCTTTCTCCAAAATAGCTGCGGTAATAGGTCCGGACGACATAAAATCAGTTAAATCATCAAAAAAAGGTTTGCCTTTATGTTCTTGGTAGAATGCTTCAGCTTCGTGTTTGTCAAGCTTTAATGTTTTTATGGCTGCAAATCGGTAACCTGATTCTTCAATTTTGTGCAAGATAGCTCCTAGATTTCCGTTTTTTACTGCGTAGGGTTTGATGATTGTAAGTGTTTTATTTCCTGCCATAGCTTCTTTTTTAATGATTGATATAAAAAGTTGTTAAGGTATATGCTTGATGGTTACGCCCATTTGACTAATAGAAGTTCATTAACCACCTATTGGCATTTAATATTAGTAATAATTTGTAGTTAGACAAAATTCGATGGAGCTTATTTTTGATCTAATTTGTACGTTAGGATGTATTGGTTAAAAAATCATAGCGGGTGGTTTGATAGAATACCGCGGACTTTATATTGTTATCAGATAGTATTATTTATCTTTGAAGCTAGAAAATATGAATATGATAGATACTATAGATACGTCTTCTTTAAAGACGACCATTCAAAATGCTGCGCATATTGTTATTATACCACATTTGAATCCGGATGGTGATGCCATGGGGTCCTCTTTGGGTATTTTCCATGTATTGAAAAATATAGGCAAAAAGGTGCATGTGGTTTCACCGTCCGCCTATCCTAAATTTTTGTCCTGGATGAAGGGTGCGGATGAGGCTGTTAATTTCGAAGAAAAGCCACAAGAGGCAATAGAAATATTGCATGATGCAGATCTGCTTGTGTTTGTTGATTTTAATTGCTTGAAACGCACGGGGAAGCTGGAAGAGGAAATAAGAAAACTGGATGTGTCCAAAATTATGATTGATCATCATCCATACCCTGACCCAATCGCGGAAGTCATGATCTCGGTTCCTTCGTCATCATCTACCTGCGAATTAGCCTACCAAACACTTAGTAGCTTGGGGTGGAATGATTTTGTAGACAGTTGTGCAGCAGAATGTTTTTATACAGGTATTATGACAGATACCGGGTCTTTGAGTTATAATTCATCTAATCCAGAGACCTATCGAATGGTTGCTGGTTTGTTGGAAAAGAATATTGACAAAGATAAAATTCATCAGTTGGTTTTTCATAGTAATTCTTTTTCAAGGATGAAATTATTGGGGCATGTTTTAGGTAGTAAATTGGTTTTGATGCCTGAACAAGAAGCAGCTTATATGTGTTTGAGTAGTAAAGAACTGGAAGCCTATGATTTTCAGCCGGGGGACACCGAAGGTTTTGTAAATTACCCCTTGGGTATTGCAGGAATCAATGTCTCTGCTTTTTTTATGGAAAAAGAAGGGAAGGTAAAATGTTCCTTCCGTTCAAGAGGCGATTTTCCTGTGAATCTGTTTTCTGAGTCTCATTTCTCTGGAGGTGGTCACCGTAATGCAGCAGGAGGAGAGTCTGTATTATCTTTGGAGTTAACTGTTGATAAGTTTAAAACTGAACTACCTGTGTTTTATGAGAAATTTAAAAAAAATGAATTATAAAAGCGTAAGTATTGTTGCTCTGTCGTTACTTATTATGGGTGGATGTAAGTTGCAAAGTAGTGATAAACCATTAAAACGTAAAGTAACTGCTGAGGAGCTTATCTCGGTGAATAGATATATGGTGGAACAGGACGCTTCGGCCATTAAAGAATACGTGGAAAGAAACGATTATCATATGTTGGAAACTCAGACTGGCCTTTGGTATCAAATTGAAGAGATGGGGGAAGGTGAGTTGGTACAGAAAGGGGACGTGGTTAAAATTGCCTATGATGTTTCCCTATTGGATGGAACGCATTGTTATTCGTCAGATTCATTGGGTTATAAATCTTTTAAGGTTGGTCAAGGAGGTGTTGAGTCTGGTTTAGAGGAAGGGATCTTATTGCTGCGTAAGGGAGCTAAGGCAACTTTTATTATGCCTCCACATAGGGCACATGGTTTAGTGGGCGATGATGATAAAGTGCCAGGAAGATCTACTCTTTTATATAAAGTTGAGTTGGTCGATCTGAAACGAGCCATGGGAATGGATTCACACACGGGGGGATGATTAATTATGGCGAGTTTCGTATGACCATTGAAAGAAAAATATAATCATATAAAAAGGCATTCGTAACTTTTATCTTGCAAAAATGCTAAGTAGATCGCTTAAAATGGAAAATATCCTTTAGGTGAGAGATCTTGAATATGGATTTTTATTGTTGGGAACTTCTATGTTTTACTTGTATT comes from the Saccharicrinis fermentans DSM 9555 = JCM 21142 genome and includes:
- the ndk gene encoding nucleoside-diphosphate kinase, producing MAGNKTLTIIKPYAVKNGNLGAILHKIEESGYRFAAIKTLKLDKHEAEAFYQEHKGKPFFDDLTDFMSSGPITAAILEKENAVADFRFLIGATDPNNAKEGTIRKMFATSKTQNAIHGSDSDESADRECDFFFSKRERL
- a CDS encoding DHH family phosphoesterase, whose amino-acid sequence is MIDTIDTSSLKTTIQNAAHIVIIPHLNPDGDAMGSSLGIFHVLKNIGKKVHVVSPSAYPKFLSWMKGADEAVNFEEKPQEAIEILHDADLLVFVDFNCLKRTGKLEEEIRKLDVSKIMIDHHPYPDPIAEVMISVPSSSSTCELAYQTLSSLGWNDFVDSCAAECFYTGIMTDTGSLSYNSSNPETYRMVAGLLEKNIDKDKIHQLVFHSNSFSRMKLLGHVLGSKLVLMPEQEAAYMCLSSKELEAYDFQPGDTEGFVNYPLGIAGINVSAFFMEKEGKVKCSFRSRGDFPVNLFSESHFSGGGHRNAAGGESVLSLELTVDKFKTELPVFYEKFKKNEL
- a CDS encoding FKBP-type peptidyl-prolyl cis-trans isomerase, with translation MNYKSVSIVALSLLIMGGCKLQSSDKPLKRKVTAEELISVNRYMVEQDASAIKEYVERNDYHMLETQTGLWYQIEEMGEGELVQKGDVVKIAYDVSLLDGTHCYSSDSLGYKSFKVGQGGVESGLEEGILLLRKGAKATFIMPPHRAHGLVGDDDKVPGRSTLLYKVELVDLKRAMGMDSHTGG